A window of Hippoglossus stenolepis isolate QCI-W04-F060 chromosome 18, HSTE1.2, whole genome shotgun sequence contains these coding sequences:
- the tmem150c gene encoding transmembrane protein 150C isoform X2, whose protein sequence is MRMSPVILKRNYTVGCRRRQLTTNQNASNPNLTNQRQDRGGCSSTSGDTMWNCSPWALLPPVYSVCTAAGLWAVYFVAVNDEQIVPLSSQGRVNGSWYPPYISVAGNFPPASCIFSEVMNLAAFVGLIIAVLRYLQLKHTIVKPWLNIGSLVGFAIGCFGMTLVGNFQVFTDKMIHELGTLMTFGLGTLFCWVQSFITLKVNLRNEGRKVGIGRFLLSGAVTVCMIVRPVLMMKDLHMHAAGCQWALVMFFLAFMGTFAIEFRHNRFEMVCTDNLQTHSEMYRTELDQL, encoded by the exons aTGCGTATGTCTCCTGTGATACTGAAACGGAACTACACAGTTG GTTGTCGAAGACGCCAGTTAACCACCAATCAGAACGCTTCAAACCCCAatctaaccaatcagaggcaaGATAGGGGCGGGTGTTCGTCCACCTCGG GGGACACGATGTGGAACTGCAGTCCGTGGGCTCTTCTGCCTCCTGTCTACTCTGTGTGCACAGCCGCTGGACTGTGGGCTGT ATACTTTGTCGCTGTCAACGATGAGCAGATCGTGCCCCTGAGCTCACAAGGCCG AGTAAATGGATCCTGGTATCCCCCATACATTAG tGTTGCAGGCAACTTTCCACCAGCCAGCTGCATCTTCAGCGAGGTCATGAACCTGGCAGCATTTGTGG GGTTGATCATTGCCGTCCTAAGATACCTTCAGCTGAAACACACCATAGTCAAACCATGGCTGAATATCGGTAGTCTTGTGGGTTTTGCTATTGGCTGCTTTGGAATGACACTCGTAGGAAACTTCCAG gtATTCACTGATAAGATGATTCACGAACTGGGCACACTTATGACGTTTGGACTGGGAACGCTCTTCTGCTGGGTGCAGTCCTTCATCACCCTGAAAGTGAACCTGAGGAACGAGGGGAGGAAGGTTGGAATCGGTCGTTTCCTGTTGTCTGGAGCCGTCACTGTCTGCATGATCGTCC GTCCGGTCCTGATGATGAAGGACCTCCACATGCACGCAGCCGGATGCCAGTGGGCACTGGTCATGTTCTTTCTCGCCTTCATGGGCACTTTTGCCATCGAGTTTCGTCACAACCGCTTCGAGATGGTGTGCACCGATAACTTACAGACCCACTCTGAAATGTACAGGACCGAGCTGGACCAACTGTAG
- the tmem150c gene encoding transmembrane protein 150C isoform X3, giving the protein MRMSPVILKRNYTVGDTMWNCSPWALLPPVYSVCTAAGLWAVYFVAVNDEQIVPLSSQGRRVNGSWYPPYISVAGNFPPASCIFSEVMNLAAFVGLIIAVLRYLQLKHTIVKPWLNIGSLVGFAIGCFGMTLVGNFQVFTDKMIHELGTLMTFGLGTLFCWVQSFITLKVNLRNEGRKVGIGRFLLSGAVTVCMIVRPVLMMKDLHMHAAGCQWALVMFFLAFMGTFAIEFRHNRFEMVCTDNLQTHSEMYRTELDQL; this is encoded by the exons aTGCGTATGTCTCCTGTGATACTGAAACGGAACTACACAGTTG GGGACACGATGTGGAACTGCAGTCCGTGGGCTCTTCTGCCTCCTGTCTACTCTGTGTGCACAGCCGCTGGACTGTGGGCTGT ATACTTTGTCGCTGTCAACGATGAGCAGATCGTGCCCCTGAGCTCACAAGGCCG cagAGTAAATGGATCCTGGTATCCCCCATACATTAG tGTTGCAGGCAACTTTCCACCAGCCAGCTGCATCTTCAGCGAGGTCATGAACCTGGCAGCATTTGTGG GGTTGATCATTGCCGTCCTAAGATACCTTCAGCTGAAACACACCATAGTCAAACCATGGCTGAATATCGGTAGTCTTGTGGGTTTTGCTATTGGCTGCTTTGGAATGACACTCGTAGGAAACTTCCAG gtATTCACTGATAAGATGATTCACGAACTGGGCACACTTATGACGTTTGGACTGGGAACGCTCTTCTGCTGGGTGCAGTCCTTCATCACCCTGAAAGTGAACCTGAGGAACGAGGGGAGGAAGGTTGGAATCGGTCGTTTCCTGTTGTCTGGAGCCGTCACTGTCTGCATGATCGTCC GTCCGGTCCTGATGATGAAGGACCTCCACATGCACGCAGCCGGATGCCAGTGGGCACTGGTCATGTTCTTTCTCGCCTTCATGGGCACTTTTGCCATCGAGTTTCGTCACAACCGCTTCGAGATGGTGTGCACCGATAACTTACAGACCCACTCTGAAATGTACAGGACCGAGCTGGACCAACTGTAG
- the enoph1 gene encoding enolase-phosphatase E1, with protein sequence MATVPIPAGTSALLLDIEGTTTPITFVKDILFPYIREHLEDHLSNHWEEDECKQDVHLLKKQIEEDMKQNRACPVHAVDQTVHTDEEKAIREVVDNVLWQMAADRKSTALKQLQGHMWRSAYASGRIKGEIYQDVIPSIKRWKGQGLKIYIYSSGSVEAQKLLFGYSVEGDVLELFDGHFDTCIGSKVEGKSYEKIAAKIGCQPEEITFLTDVAREAKAAEEAGLNVLVVVRAGNMELTDEERANYKLITSFNQLELMGRV encoded by the exons ATGGCCACTGTTCCAATTCCTGCTGGGACCAGTGCCCTCTTACTGGACATCGAAGGCACCACCACACCCATTACATTTGTGAAG GATATCTTATTTCCATACATCAGGGAGCATCTTGAGGATCACCTGTCGAATCACTGGGAAGAAGACGAGTGCAAACAAGATGTTCATCTCCTAAAAAAACAG ATTGAAGAAGACATGAAACAGAACCGGGCGTGTCCTGTCCATGCCGTGGACCAGACGGTTCACACAGATGAGGAGAAGGCCATTAGAGAAGTGGTGGATAATGTGCTGTGGCAGATGGCGGCAGACAGGAAGTCGACAGCACTCAAACAACTCCAGGGTCACATGTGGAGGTCGGCGTATGCTTCAGGGAGAATCAAAGGCGA GATCTATCAGGACGTAATTCCATCCATCAAAAGATGGAAAGGACAGGGCCTTAAAATCTACATATACTCCTCTGGAAGCGTGGAGGCACAGAAACTTCTGTTCGGATACTCTGTTGAAGGAGATGTTTTAGAA ttaTTCGATGGTCACTTTGACACCTGTATAGGATCTAAAGTAGAAGGAAAAAGCTACGAGAAAATTGCAGCGAAAATTGGCTGCCAACCGGAGGAAATCACGTTCTTGACAGACGTCGCTCGAG AGGCCAAAGCAGCCGAAGAAGCTGGGCTGAacgtgctggtggtggtgagagCTGGAAACATGGAGCTGACCGACGAGGAGCGGGCCAACTACAAACTCATCACATCCTTTAACCAACTTGAACTGATGGGTCGAGTTTAA
- the tmem150c gene encoding transmembrane protein 150C isoform X4 has product MWNCSPWALLPPVYSVCTAAGLWAVYFVAVNDEQIVPLSSQGRRVNGSWYPPYISVAGNFPPASCIFSEVMNLAAFVGLIIAVLRYLQLKHTIVKPWLNIGSLVGFAIGCFGMTLVGNFQVFTDKMIHELGTLMTFGLGTLFCWVQSFITLKVNLRNEGRKVGIGRFLLSGAVTVCMIVRPVLMMKDLHMHAAGCQWALVMFFLAFMGTFAIEFRHNRFEMVCTDNLQTHSEMYRTELDQL; this is encoded by the exons ATGTGGAACTGCAGTCCGTGGGCTCTTCTGCCTCCTGTCTACTCTGTGTGCACAGCCGCTGGACTGTGGGCTGT ATACTTTGTCGCTGTCAACGATGAGCAGATCGTGCCCCTGAGCTCACAAGGCCG cagAGTAAATGGATCCTGGTATCCCCCATACATTAG tGTTGCAGGCAACTTTCCACCAGCCAGCTGCATCTTCAGCGAGGTCATGAACCTGGCAGCATTTGTGG GGTTGATCATTGCCGTCCTAAGATACCTTCAGCTGAAACACACCATAGTCAAACCATGGCTGAATATCGGTAGTCTTGTGGGTTTTGCTATTGGCTGCTTTGGAATGACACTCGTAGGAAACTTCCAG gtATTCACTGATAAGATGATTCACGAACTGGGCACACTTATGACGTTTGGACTGGGAACGCTCTTCTGCTGGGTGCAGTCCTTCATCACCCTGAAAGTGAACCTGAGGAACGAGGGGAGGAAGGTTGGAATCGGTCGTTTCCTGTTGTCTGGAGCCGTCACTGTCTGCATGATCGTCC GTCCGGTCCTGATGATGAAGGACCTCCACATGCACGCAGCCGGATGCCAGTGGGCACTGGTCATGTTCTTTCTCGCCTTCATGGGCACTTTTGCCATCGAGTTTCGTCACAACCGCTTCGAGATGGTGTGCACCGATAACTTACAGACCCACTCTGAAATGTACAGGACCGAGCTGGACCAACTGTAG
- the tmem150c gene encoding transmembrane protein 150C isoform X1, giving the protein MRMSPVILKRNYTVGCRRRQLTTNQNASNPNLTNQRQDRGGCSSTSGDTMWNCSPWALLPPVYSVCTAAGLWAVYFVAVNDEQIVPLSSQGRRVNGSWYPPYISVAGNFPPASCIFSEVMNLAAFVGLIIAVLRYLQLKHTIVKPWLNIGSLVGFAIGCFGMTLVGNFQVFTDKMIHELGTLMTFGLGTLFCWVQSFITLKVNLRNEGRKVGIGRFLLSGAVTVCMIVRPVLMMKDLHMHAAGCQWALVMFFLAFMGTFAIEFRHNRFEMVCTDNLQTHSEMYRTELDQL; this is encoded by the exons aTGCGTATGTCTCCTGTGATACTGAAACGGAACTACACAGTTG GTTGTCGAAGACGCCAGTTAACCACCAATCAGAACGCTTCAAACCCCAatctaaccaatcagaggcaaGATAGGGGCGGGTGTTCGTCCACCTCGG GGGACACGATGTGGAACTGCAGTCCGTGGGCTCTTCTGCCTCCTGTCTACTCTGTGTGCACAGCCGCTGGACTGTGGGCTGT ATACTTTGTCGCTGTCAACGATGAGCAGATCGTGCCCCTGAGCTCACAAGGCCG cagAGTAAATGGATCCTGGTATCCCCCATACATTAG tGTTGCAGGCAACTTTCCACCAGCCAGCTGCATCTTCAGCGAGGTCATGAACCTGGCAGCATTTGTGG GGTTGATCATTGCCGTCCTAAGATACCTTCAGCTGAAACACACCATAGTCAAACCATGGCTGAATATCGGTAGTCTTGTGGGTTTTGCTATTGGCTGCTTTGGAATGACACTCGTAGGAAACTTCCAG gtATTCACTGATAAGATGATTCACGAACTGGGCACACTTATGACGTTTGGACTGGGAACGCTCTTCTGCTGGGTGCAGTCCTTCATCACCCTGAAAGTGAACCTGAGGAACGAGGGGAGGAAGGTTGGAATCGGTCGTTTCCTGTTGTCTGGAGCCGTCACTGTCTGCATGATCGTCC GTCCGGTCCTGATGATGAAGGACCTCCACATGCACGCAGCCGGATGCCAGTGGGCACTGGTCATGTTCTTTCTCGCCTTCATGGGCACTTTTGCCATCGAGTTTCGTCACAACCGCTTCGAGATGGTGTGCACCGATAACTTACAGACCCACTCTGAAATGTACAGGACCGAGCTGGACCAACTGTAG